In the genome of Raphanus sativus cultivar WK10039 chromosome 9, ASM80110v3, whole genome shotgun sequence, the window AGAGAAATTGTGAGACTATTCTCAAGAGAAATTGTGAGactattctcaaaagaaactgTGAGACTATTCTCAAGAGAAATTGTGAGACTATTCTCAAGCATCTATTAACAATATACTGAACCGCACTTGTTTTTCCAAAACTCTGTATTAGTTTATTTAGGATAAGCTTTAACCTTATTAAATAATACACAAAGTCATTGCCACGAAGAAGTCTAACCTTTTACCCAATCAACTACGCAACGTTTGATATATATAGCAACATCCCTTGTCAGTAGGCATTGGCATTCAGCTTCGGATCTGAGTTTTTGTGGTTCTTGTGGTTTTTGGGTTCTAGGTTGCACTGGGGTCTTATATAGGCGCAGATCAATTTGGTTAATAATACTTTGGTTTAATTAGTATTTTAGATATCATATCAAAATACTAAAGTCATGAGAACACTGAAAAGTCAGACCAACAAATGAGCAATCAACACAACTCAATTCTACAATTTCCATCAACTATCATTTTTCACAGATTGTGTCGTCTCAGTGACAGTTAGCAACTCCCTAAAACGCGATTCGTCGTCGCTCGTGTGCACTACAAATGTGGGTTGTCTTGGTGATGGAAGATCTGATCTTGTGGTGAGCATGGATAGCAACTCAAGTGTGTTGGGTCTGTCCCCAGGTTGGTGTTGAACACAGAGCAAACCAATTTGAACACATCTCGCAACTTCTAAAGGCTGACATGAATCCGCAACATCTTTATCCAAAAGGTCAGTTCCTCCAGTTTCACACCAAGAGTCCCACGCCTGTTGTTTAGGTTTTTAGACCTTTAGATCTTAATTAAAAAACGTTTGCAAGTGAATGAAACCTTAAAATCTTACTTACATATGCAAAAAGGGTTTTCCCTTCTTCTCCATAGCTGAACCTTGAGATCCTCTCTCCACTGATGATTTCTAACAGCATAACTCCAAAGCTGTAGATGTCTGACTTCTCAGAGAACATCCCAGTCCATGCATACTCAGGAGACATATATCCTCTGCATATaaatcaaatagtttttttcttaaaccAAAGTTAACAtcaggttttaattttttaatcatagTTAATCATGTCTCTGAAAGTACAGTCTTACAAAGTTCCTACAACACGGAGAGTGTTGTCTTGATATTCGGTTCCCTGATACAACCTAGCCAAACCAAAATCTGATATTTTTGGGTTCATTTTATCGTCTAGAAGAATGTTGCTGACCTTCAGGTCTCGGTGAATTACCCTAAGGCATGAGTCACGGTGGAGATATAGAAGTCCACGCGCAATACCTTGAATGatatcaaatctctttggccaATCTATCTCGAGTCTTTTTCTTGAATCTTTGAAGTAGTAACAGCGTAAAAACTATCAGATAAAGTGTTTGCACACAAAGAGAAAACTGCTAATATGAAAGGAATTAGGCAAAAAAAGACACACCAAAGATAAAGGTATTGAGGCTTTTGTTCACCATAAACTCATAAACCAATAGCTTTTCTTCTCCTTCTATGCAGCATCCTAAAACTCGGACTAAGTTTCTATGCTGGAGTTTCGAGATGAGTACTATCTCATTCATGAACTCCTCTTTGCCCTGTCCAGAACTGCTAGAAAGCCGTTTTACAGCAATTTCTTTTCCATCTTGCAGCTTTCCCTGAAACAAGTTGCAAATGTCATCTcaacaaattaaaaaagaaaaaagaattgaGCAATGGGATAAAATGTTCCTAACCTTGTAGACGGAACCAAATCCACCTTGTCCGAGTTTGTTTGATGGACTGAAATTGTTGGTAGCAGTTTGTATGGTATTCATATCAAAGAAATCTAAACCTGGTACATCTTGTGATTTCAAGTCACTACTCCAACTCCATGCATCCTTTGATATATGAGCTGAAATTTTAGTTAGAGGGTGAGCGTTAGCGCTTAGCATATAGTAGTAATTTTGCAAGTAAGCATACTGAAATTAGTTTAGCACAAGCTGAAACCAAGGAAccaaaaatgattatatatcaGTGTACGGTTTAAATAACAAATCTAACTGTTTCTATTTAGTGTATGGATGATGTAGCATATACCCTACAAACGTTTTGTTGGTTTAGTTAAGTCATGAATGTGTTACCGTTATGTTTCACTTTGTATCTCCAGAAACCAAACGCAGCAAATCCCAAGATCACAACAACGGTAAGGCTCACCGAAGTGGCAACGATTTTCTTCTTGTGCTTATTTCCATCTGAGAAATGTAGGACAATAAATTAAGTGATAAGTCATGCTATTATACTAAAGAGTAGAAAATAAAGTTACAAAAATGTCTTTGAATTGTCATACCAAACTCAGAATGTGCAAGACGAATTGAAAGAGTCTCTCCTCCCACAGAAAATTGCACAGCGTCCACAAGGTCCTGGTTCCATACTAAGCACCCTATTCCATTAATATAAGCAAAGGCCAAGCAAGAACAGTTCTGGAGGCAAGTTTGGTGGCAGTCTTCAGCATCCAAAGTACttgaaaatttgtaaaattctgGAGGCTTTATATTTGCAAGAGGATGGAAAACATCTGCTTCTTTTCCAGTAGAATTTCCCTGACAATCTAGTTCTGTACGCCTCACACAACCATCAGTCCAGTTTCCTCTTCTCCACTCCTCAATAGATTTTGGCACAAACCCTTTGAAGCATTTACACTTTGGGGATGGTGACATAACACACAACCCAAAAGGTCCACATACATCATAAAAATCGCATGAATTGGCTAATGGAGCCTCATAGTCTACTTCCCAGTCAGTTCCATTATGATGAAAAATCTTCAGTGAGCCTTCTGATGTTATTGTTATACGTGGAGGTTTGgagtttttatcaaaataagaaaaagatacTGACCCGTTTGCATCCTGCTGAAGACTAAATGGACTAGTTAATGATGCATCCATCACTGGTATCCCGGTGAATCTTGTTTTAGCCCATGGACCGCTTCTCCAATACGTCTTCGAGCCTCTCATAGTAAGCACCTGTGGTGGTACTTGTGGTGTAACCTCACCAACAAAGTCGCCAGGAGATGGATCAGTGTAACTTCTCCAAGAAGTCAACACCCGCTTCTCACCGGTGGTGAGATTATACGTCAGGGTTGAGAAAGGGAGCATAGTATCACCAAGATGATCAATGCTTTGCCATATAGTTCTTCTCGAAACATTTTCTATTACCATAAGATTTCCATCGTCTGTAAGCTCTGCGCTAGACCCGTTAGATGCAAAAGTTTCTCCAGTGGACCAGACAACACCATGTTTGCCATTATACAAGATAAGGCTTCCGTTGGTGCTGATAGTTAGATTTGCCGTGGAGTCTGTAACAACAGGCTTTTCTCTATTGGCCACCCACACAACGACGCGGGGAACAGGATCCTTCAACCAGATTCCAAGATATTGATTTTGGGAGTTATTAGGACTGAAGAACCCCAATTCGTAAATACCATTGGACGAGCTGAGAGTTTGGCCTATTGACAAGGGACTTGTTGGTGTTATTGCTGCATAGCTGAAACTCAATAACATTGCAAACAGAAGGAAACGAGCAAAGAAAAAACTCGCCATCCCCATTTGTGCTCTTGTGCCTCCAAGAACGATCACCTTGGGATTAGTACGGAAGAGAAAGTAAGCCAAGAAAACAGAGTCAAGGACTTAATTAGCATTATTTTCAAGGAACTCTAGCCATTGTTGACCCATCTTCCAAGATTCTGCATTAGTTTATTCACCATCAACTAAATCCTTGTTTTCTTGTACAATTAGTAAAAAATGAAATGGTTTATATATACTTGTTGGCCCCAAACTATTCAAGTCTTTTACCCACTTGACCTCATTTTTGAAACGTTATGTcattttcttgttctttaaaaCTCGCTGAGTTAAGAATCAATAGCAAATAGTTATCGGCACTCTCAACCAATCAAAAGATTATAATTGTAAACCCCCTTTACCTTTCACAGtctgaatccaaaaaaaaaaaaatccacccAATCAACCACGCACAGTTGACCAGAATCAGCGAGAGATTTTACCTAAACAGAGAGAccaaaaaacaattcaaaaagGAAAACGTTATATAGATATAATGTGCAGGCCGCAGCATCGTTTATTTAATTCTTCGACTACTTTCTCTTCTGCTCGTAGAGCTCTGAATGCTTTCTCAATATTAAGTTGCTAATTTCTATAACCGTGaactaataaaaagaaaataaatattaaaaaattt includes:
- the LOC108828136 gene encoding G-type lectin S-receptor-like serine/threonine-protein kinase At1g61480 — protein: MGMASFFFARFLLFAMLLSFSYAAITPTSPLSIGQTLSSSNGIYELGFFSPNNSQNQYLGIWLKDPVPRVVVWVANREKPVVTDSTANLTISTNGSLILYNGKHGVVWSTGETFASNGSSAELTDDGNLMVIENVSRRTIWQSIDHLGDTMLPFSTLTYNLTTGEKRVLTSWRSYTDPSPGDFVGEVTPQVPPQVLTMRGSKTYWRSGPWAKTRFTGIPVMDASLTSPFSLQQDANGSVSFSYFDKNSKPPRITITSEGSLKIFHHNGTDWEVDYEAPLANSCDFYDVCGPFGLCVMSPSPKCKCFKGFVPKSIEEWRRGNWTDGCVRRTELDCQGNSTGKEADVFHPLANIKPPEFYKFSSTLDAEDCHQTCLQNCSCLAFAYINGIGCLVWNQDLVDAVQFSVGGETLSIRLAHSEFDGNKHKKKIVATSVSLTVVVILGFAAFGFWRYKVKHNAHISKDAWSWSSDLKSQDVPGLDFFDMNTIQTATNNFSPSNKLGQGGFGSVYKGKLQDGKEIAVKRLSSSSGQGKEEFMNEIVLISKLQHRNLVRVLGCCIEGEEKLLVYEFMVNKSLNTFIFDSRKRLEIDWPKRFDIIQGIARGLLYLHRDSCLRVIHRDLKVSNILLDDKMNPKISDFGLARLYQGTEYQDNTLRVVGTLGYMSPEYAWTGMFSEKSDIYSFGVMLLEIISGERISRFSYGEEGKTLFAYAWDSWCETGGTDLLDKDVADSCQPLEVARCVQIGLLCVQHQPGDRPNTLELLSMLTTRSDLPSPRQPTFVVHTSDDESRFRELLTVTETTQSVKNDS